One Streptococcus gallolyticus subsp. gallolyticus DSM 16831 DNA window includes the following coding sequences:
- the cysE gene encoding serine O-acetyltransferase has protein sequence MGWWKETIDIVKKNDPAARSSLEIILTYPGIKALAAHRLSHFLWKHGFKLIARMHSQFWRFWTQIEIHPGAEIAEGVFIDHGSGLVIGETAIVEKGVMLYHGVTLGGTGKDVGKRHPTVREGALVSAHAQVIGPIEIGKNAKVGAAAVVVADVPDDVTVVGVPAKVVRVHGKKDVDAIHNMEENREYYTSKLEEARYQSLHSSKL, from the coding sequence ATGGGTTGGTGGAAAGAAACCATAGATATCGTTAAGAAAAATGATCCAGCGGCTCGTAGCTCTCTGGAAATTATCTTAACGTATCCCGGTATTAAAGCACTAGCTGCACATCGTTTATCGCATTTTTTGTGGAAACATGGTTTTAAATTAATTGCTCGTATGCACAGCCAATTTTGGCGTTTTTGGACACAAATTGAAATTCACCCAGGAGCTGAAATTGCTGAAGGAGTTTTTATTGACCACGGTTCAGGGCTTGTTATCGGAGAAACAGCTATTGTGGAAAAGGGAGTTATGCTCTACCACGGTGTAACCCTTGGTGGAACAGGTAAAGATGTAGGAAAACGTCATCCGACCGTTCGTGAAGGAGCGCTTGTCTCTGCTCACGCTCAAGTCATTGGTCCTATTGAAATTGGAAAAAATGCTAAGGTAGGTGCTGCTGCTGTTGTAGTTGCGGATGTTCCTGATGATGTCACAGTTGTCGGTGTTCCTGCAAAAGTTGTTCGTGTTCACGGTAAGAAAGATGTGGATGCTATTCATAACATGGAAGAAAATCGTGAATATTACACGTCTAAACTTGAAGAAGCACGCTATCAAAGCTTGCATTCCTCAAAACTTTAG